The Ignavibacteriales bacterium sequence TTCAGCTTTCGCTAACAAAAGATCTAATAGTAAATAGCTTTTTCGCATTGTGATCCAGTTCCTATATTTATGCATTTTTACACATCTTATGTTTCGTCTAAAAAAATTAGTTTAGTGGAATTGTAATGGACAGTGGAAAACCTGAAGATGCATCCACTAATAAATCTTTTTTCTCATGTTTATCTACAACCCAACTTGCTACAAAATAACCGAGAGCTGCACCTAAAAAATTATCTGAAGTCCAGTGATGATCTTGATAAACCCGAGCAATAAAAGTAAGTGCCGCCGGTATGTATGCTAATACTTTTAACCAACCGGGTTTAGCATTTCTTGAAAGTACAGTCGAAAGTGAAAATGCCCAGGTCGTATGTCCTGCGGGTAGCGAAGTAAAATCCCAACCAAGGAAAGAAAACGGTTTTAATTCAGTCGGTCCTAATTCTTTATACGGTCTTGCCCTGCCGAAAGCATGTTTCACTATCTGCGTCATGATCTCAGTGTAGATTGCAGATTGTGCAACTTCAAAAGCAATTTTTTTCGAAAGAGAATTATTATCCGCCCATCCGTGTAATGCAAATGCAACGCTGGTAATAACTGTTGGATACCAGTCTCCCCAAATATTTCCGATTTTGATTGGAGCGCTGTTGAAGTATTGTTGGTTTCTTAGAACTGCATCGCGAATAGGTTGATCGGCAGTTTTCATAATTAAAAAAGTTCCGGCGCTTACCAGTCCAAGTTTAAGCCAATCACTCCCATTCCATTTAGTCGGTTGTTTGATGAAATCCCAAGTCTCATTTCCAAATTGAGAGAAATTATATTTATTCCTCTGAAGAGAATTTCCTAAAACTGGACTTTGTGCAAACAGAGTAGACCCGCACATAACTATTAGGAGGAGAGTTAAATATAATCTCTTTATGGTCATGTCTCTTTCTTTATAAAAAAATAGAATAATCGATTCACTTTTTAAACTCGAATTCTTCTATATGTAATTGAACGAAAATTTTCTGCTCGGTTCTTACAGTATGTACACTTGCAAAATCACGCGGGTATCTATCGCTGTAATAAATCAAATGCTCGAATCCAACGCTTAACCCCTTGTAGACTTTAACTGATATACTGGGCTTGATAATTCCTATGTAACTATCTCCCGCAACTCCAACATATGTTCTGAACCACCAATAATAGCCCACAACTGCAAGACTAACCCAACCACTTATATTATAAGCAGCTTCAATCTTTCCTTCTGCACCACCGGCATAATTATAATCTCTAACTTGTGAAGTATCGGTAATTCCAAACCGTTTACTAAGAGCGCCGAAAGGTACTACACCAAGATGAAGATTAGCATAAAGACTTGAGTTCTTACCAACGAGCAGCTTGGAAATTACACTTGGCCCAAAAGCTATGGAACCTAACTCGAAAGTATTATTGTCAAAAAAGTCCATGTGTTGAAACAATCCGACTAACATTTCCAGATTACCGGTTTGAATATTTTTGCCGGTTAATAGACCATACCCAGTCGCAAGATCAATAATTTTTCTTCCTACCCCAAAATCCAAATCT is a genomic window containing:
- a CDS encoding phosphatase PAP2 family protein — encoded protein: MTIKRLYLTLLLIVMCGSTLFAQSPVLGNSLQRNKYNFSQFGNETWDFIKQPTKWNGSDWLKLGLVSAGTFLIMKTADQPIRDAVLRNQQYFNSAPIKIGNIWGDWYPTVITSVAFALHGWADNNSLSKKIAFEVAQSAIYTEIMTQIVKHAFGRARPYKELGPTELKPFSFLGWDFTSLPAGHTTWAFSLSTVLSRNAKPGWLKVLAYIPAALTFIARVYQDHHWTSDNFLGAALGYFVASWVVDKHEKKDLLVDASSGFPLSITIPLN